In Phyllopteryx taeniolatus isolate TA_2022b chromosome 6, UOR_Ptae_1.2, whole genome shotgun sequence, one genomic interval encodes:
- the arid1aa gene encoding AT-rich interactive domain-containing protein 1A isoform X5 — protein sequence MDPMAKMRGQPYGASSPYSQQSQQGPPTGQQGTGYPGQGYGAAGPQRYPVGMQGRTPGGMSGMPYGPQIGSYGQQGPGGYASQGQGPYYGQAGQGPHPSQHQTPYSQPQPGQPGGQAPYPGQPHQPPTSAPHAQGGAPYQQPHIPPQSQVPPQGPAQSQPPYSQASAPQPGQSPYQQQGQGSQTPQQPSSQAPPGSQTNYPASTQAPQQPPSQQQQQSQTPQHPQGQSGAYPQNPQQQQAQQSPYQRFPPPQQQELPQESFQSNAPQSSQQKGGPEDSQGRPSSLPVSHDLSGSIDDLPTGTDGALSPGVSTPGVSSSQGEQSNPAQSPFSPHTSPHLPGIRGPSPSPAGSPASASTPRTGPLSPANMPGNQMPPRPSSVQSDGSLHPGMCQSPLAPDRGFMQRNAQMPPYGSPQSASALSPRQSSGGQMHPGMGPYQQNNSMGGYGQQGGQYGPQGYPRQPGYGNMPNANFPGTGMGPMTGQGGGQPYAGMPPGRMPLNQMGARPYGPSMGPNMGPNMGNMPSQVSSAMCPPPGMNRKHQDPAAMQHPASNSLHNRMSGYPNMPPGMMGSGSPYGPPMNNMPGIMNTQSGPPYSMGPNMANNSSGMAPSPEMNNKMNNKVDGSGTPKSEPKSKKSNSSTTTSEVITRLYELGPEPERKMWVDRYLAFIEEKAMGMTNLPAVGRKPLDLFRLYISVKDIGGMTQVNKNKKWRELATSLNVGTSSSAASSLKKQYIQCLYAFECKIERGEDPPPEIITDTKKNQTAKVQPPSPASLCSTAGSGSLQGPQTPQSTSSSMAEGGDLKPPTPASTPHTQMPPMPPGSRSSVNLQDPFSEGSDPAYPRKNMTPNSAYQSSMSTPDMQGRIGPYEPNKDPFSNMRKVGEQFLPGNQGPNSGVGDQQQQPPQQQQQQPPFNRGPPGAMGTVPLGPRQQYPYGPGYDRRSEPGMGPEGNMGSGSPQPNSMMPANADTGMYSPNRFPPQQPRHDSYGNQYPGQGTPPTGSYPNQQPGMYPHQQQGYKRPVEGGYPPSKRHESEYSGPFPGGQPPPQPQQQQQGGGPAPSSGQQEPYNQYSGSGPYPGSDRRPPGPGSQFPFPFGRERLQGATAPNAQPSMPPQMMQSGPEGPQGGMWQGPRDMNYQNYHGRQGGPGGPPQGPGYPGINRSEEMMSSEQRMNHDGQWGGQMGPRQPPYGPAGPGQPMPRSVQSNYQPPQAVQNHIPQVSSPASMPRPLESRTSPSKSPYMHGVMKMQKAGPPVPASHIVPSAAQSPLIRRDMPFPMGSVEASHPVLKPRRRLTMKDIGTPEAWRVMMSLKSGLLAESTWALDTINVLLYDDGSISTFDLNMLPGLLELVVEYFRRCLIEIFGILREYEVGDPGQRTLLDPDALKELVDGVEEEEPHTDDVDLEDDDVDEEEQDTERPPHIKQEDEHKECSDSQDGDEKVGEEDVHCKGSSSDQTDALPSAAQDRPKQGSKFDKFPLKVIRKRDPFVAAHTNNHGKLQEFDSGLLHWSAGGGDSTEHIQTHFEPRKDFLECRQRIPVPHSVLKRRIREDFIDYSLPTEEEKKNDGDVGSKETSSSGKATVSADSPALANEEENKSESKTAEQSHQENYRPIPSVVSVLTHKVNAILEDEPHSKDEGPLVSLANWQDSLARRCVCISNIIRSLSFVPGNDHEMSKHPGLLLLLGRLILLHHRHPERKQAPLTYEKDEDTEEGTGQRDEWWWDCLELLRENTLVTLANISGQLDLSVYPESICLPLLDGLLHWTVCPSAEAQDPFPTLGPHSALSPQRLVLETLSKLSIQDNNVDLILATPPFGRLEKLYGNLVRLVGERRVAVCREMAVVLLANLAQGDTMAARAIAVQKGSVGNLLGFLEDSLAATQFQQSQSSFVHLQGMHFEPTSPDMMRRAARALHALAKVDENHSEFTLHESRLLDLSVSPLMNSLVSHVICDVLFLIGQS from the exons ATGGACCCAATGGCGAAAATGAGAGGGCAACCATACGGTGCCAGTAGCCCCTACAGTCAACAGTCACAGCAAGGACCTCCCACAGGGCAGCAGGGCACTGGATATCCTGGCCAGGGCTATGGCGCCGCTGGCCCTCAACGATACCCAGTTGGCATGCAAGGACGAACTCCCGGAGGCATGAGTGGCATGCCTTATGGTCCACAG ATTGGGTCCTACGGACAGCAGGGACCAGGAGGATATGCTTCACAGGGCCAGGGTCCATATTACGGTCAGGCTGGTCAGGGTCCCCACCCAAGCCAGCATCAAACACCCTACTCTCAGCCCCAACCTGGACAACCGGGAGGTCAAGCACCTTACCCGGGGCAACCCCACCAGCCACCAACGTCAGCACCACACGCCCAAGGAGGAGCCCCTTATCAGCAGCCTCATATTCCCCCACAATCCCAGGTTCCACCTCAAGGCCCCGCACAGTCTCAGCCACCGTATTCCCAAGCATCGGCCCCGCAGCCTGGCCAGTCCCCGTACCAGCAGCAAGGACAAGGCAGCCAGACTCCCCAGCAGCCAAGTTCCCAGGCTCCCCCAGGATCACAGACCAACTATCCGGCATCCACGCAGGCACCTCAGCAGCCCCCCtcgcagcaacaacaacagtcaCAGACACCCCAGCACCCACAGGGCCAGTCTGGAGCATACCCACAGAACCCTCAGCAGCAGCAAGCACAACAGTCACCTTATCAACGCTTTCCTCCTCCACAACAACAG gagcTACCCCAAGAGTCATTTCAGTCCAATGCGCCACAATCTTCGCAGCAAAAAGGTGGTCCAGAGGACAGTCAGGGGCGTCCGTCCAGCCTTCCGGTCAGTCAT GACCTGTCGGGGTCCATTGACGACCTGCCTACTGGTACAGATGGTGCCCTCAGTCCCGGAGTGAGCACACCGGGTGTTTCAAGCAGCCAGGGAGAACAGAGCAACCCGGCTCAATCGCCCTTCTCACCTCATACGTCTCCCCACCTGCCGGGCATCCGAGGACCATCGCCTTCCCCGGCCGGCTCCCCAGCCAGTGCCAGTACGCCTCGCACTGGACCACTGTCACCTGCCAACATGCCAG GCAACCAGATGCCTCCAAGGCCATCAAGTGTGCAGTCAGATGGTAGCCTTCACCCTGGCATGTGCCAGTCTCCACTGGCCCCGGACCGAG GGTTTATGCAGCGAAACGCTCAGATGCCCCCTTATGGCTCCCCACAGTCGGCCTCTGCATTGTCGCCACGACAGTCCTCAGGGGGACAGATGCATCCTGGGATGGGTCCATATCAACAAAATAACTCCATGGGGGGATATGGACAACAGGGGGGACAATATGGGCCCCAGG GATATCCTCGCCAACCCGGCTATGGTAACATGCCCAATGCCAACTTCCCTGGGACGGGCATGGGGCCAATGACAGGACAAGGTGGGGGACAACCGTACGCTGGCATGCCCCCAGGAAGGATGCCACTAAATCAAATGGGAGCACGTCCTTACGGCCCCAGCATGGGTCCCAACATGGGCCCTAACATGGGCAACATGCCATCCCAGGTTAGCTCAGCGATGTGCCCCCCTCCAGGCATGAACAGAAAACACCAGGATCCTGCAGCCATGCAGCACCCTGCCTCAAACTCATTGCACAACAG GATGTCTGGTTATCCGAACATGCCTCCAGGCATGATGGGCTCTGGCTCTCCTTATGGTCCTCCTATGAACAACATGCCTGGAATAATGAACACCCAAAGTGGACCCCCCTATTCCATGGGGCCAAACATGGCCAACAACTCTAGTG GTATGGCTCCCAGTCCAGAGATGAACAATAAGATGAATAACAAAGTAGATGGCAGTGGAACACCCAAGTCAGAGCCCAAATCAAAG AAATCCAACTCCTCTACGACAACCAGTGAAGTTATAACGCGTCTGTATGAGTTAGGACCTGAACCTGAAAGAAAGATGTGGGTGGATCGTTATTTAGCTTTTATTGAGGAGAAAGCCATGGGCATGACCAACTTGCCTGCTGTGGGACGCAAACCGCTTGACCTCTTCCGGCTGTATATATCAGTCAAAGATATCGGAGGCATGACACAG gtgaataaaaacaagaaatggCGAGAATTGGCCACTTCCCTGAATGTGGGTACTTCTAGCAGTGCTGCCAGTTCTTTGAAAAAACAGTACATCCAGTGTTTGTACGCCTTTGAGTGTAAAATTGAGCGTGGCGAAGACCCTCCTCCTGAGATTATTACGGATACCAAGAAGAACCAAACCGCAAAGGTCCAGCCCCCCTCGCCAG CGTCCCTCTGCTCCACAGCTGGGTCAGGCTCTCTTCAGGGCCCGCAGACTCCCCAGTCGACCAGCAGCTCCATGGCTGAGGGTGGAGACTTAAAACCTCCCACCCCAGCCTCCACTCCTCATACCCAGATGCCCCCCATGCCACCTGGTTCCAG AAGCAGTGTTAATCTGCAGGACCCCTTTTCTGAAGGAAGCGACCCTGCTTACCCGCGCAAAAACATGACACCCAACTCTGCCTATCAGTCCAGCATGAGCACCCCAGACATGCAAGGGCGCATTGGCCCCTATGAACCTAACAAAGACCCCTTTAGCAACATGAGAAAAG TCGGGGAGCAGTTTCTTCCTGGTAACCAGGGCCCTAACAGCGGGGTGGGCGACCAGCAGCAGCAACCgccacaacagcagcagcagcagccaccATTCAACCGAGGACCACCCGGGGCCATGGGCACGGTGCCATTGGGGCCCAGACAACAGTATCCTTATGGACCAGGCTATGACAGGAG ATCTGAGCCAGGGATGGGTCCAGAAGGGAACATGGGATCTGGTTCTCCTCAGCCAAACTCCATGATGCCTGCCAATGCCGACACTGGGATGTATTCGCCAAATCGCTTCCCACCACAGCAACCACG ACATGATTCCTATGGTAATCAGTATCCTGGACAGGGAACGCCACCTACTGGCTCCTACCCCAATCAGCAGCCTGGAATGTATCCACATCAACAGCAG GGCTACAAGCGTCCTGTGGAAGGAGGTTACCCTCCTTCAAAACGTCACGAGTCTGAGTACAGTGGGCCTTTCCCAGGGGGACAACCACCACCACAAccacagcagcaacagcaagGCGGCGGCCCCGCGCCCTCTTCGGGACAGCAAGAGCCGTACAATCAATACAGCGGCAGTGGACCTTACCCGGGCTCTGACCGCCGCCCCCCCGGCCCAGGCAGTCAGTTCCCGTTTCCCTTTGGCCGTGAACGGTTGCAGGGAGCGACCGCTCCCAATGCTCAGCCCTCCATGCCCCCTCAGATGATGCAGTCAGGCCCAGAAGGCCCTCAAGGAGGCATGTGGCAAGGACCACGAGACATGAACTACCAGAACTACCATGGCAGGCAGGGTGGCCCTGGGGGCCCGCCCCAGGGACCGGGTTACCCTGGCATAAACCGCTCTGAAGAGATGATGTCATCAGAACAGCGCATGAATCACGACGGCCAGTGGGGCGGTCAGATGGGCCCGCGGCAGCCTCCCTATGGTCCCGCAGGGCCGGGTCAACCGATGCCTCGTTCTGTGCAGTCCAACTACCAGCCCCCTCAGGCCGTGCAGAACCACATTCCACAAGTATCCAGCCCAGCCTCCATGCCTCGCCCTTTGGAGAGTAGGACTTCGCCAAGTAAATCCCCTTATATGCACGGAGTGATGAAAATGCAAAAGGCCGGCCCTCCTGTGCCTGCGTCACACATAGTGCCCTCTGCAGCGCAGTCGCCTTTAATAAGACGAGACATGCCTTTCCCCATGGGCTCTGTCGAAGCTTCCCATCCTGTCCTGAAACCACGTCGCAGACTCACCATGAAAGATATCG GAACTCCAGAAGCCTGGAGAGTCATGATGTCATTAAAGTCCGGTCTATTAGCTGAAAGTACCTGGGCTTTAGATACAATCAACGTTCTCCTCTATGATGATGGAAGTATTTCAACCTTTGATCTGAATATG TTGCCTGGGCTACTAGAGTTGGTGGTTGAGTATTTCAGACGTTGCCTCATTGAGATCTTCGGCATTCTGCGGGAATATGAGGTGGGGGACCCTGGCCAGAGGACGTTACTTGATCCTGATGCCTTGAAAGAACTCGTGGATGGCGTAGAAGAAGAGGAACCACATACGGATGACGTGGATCTGGAAGATGATGATGTGGATGAGGAGGAACAAGACACAGAACGGCCACCTCATATAAAACAGGAGGACGAGCATAAGGAATGTTCGGATTCACAGGACGGCGATGAGAAAGTCGGGGAGGAGGATGTACACTGCAAGGGATCTTCATCTGACCAAACTGATGCCTTGCCTTCAGCAGCCCAGGACAGACCCAAGCAGGGAAGCAAGTTTGACAAGTTTCCTCTAAAGGTGATACGAAAGAGAGACCCATTTGTTGCTGCACATACCAACAATCATGGCAAACTACAAGAGTTTGACAGTGGATTACTTCACTGGAGTGCAGGAGGTGGAGACTCAACAGAGCACATCCAGACACACTTTGAACCTCGTAAAGACTTCTTAGAATGCCGACAACGAATACCTGTGCCCCACAGTGTGCTGAAAAGGCGAATCAGAGAAGATTTCATCGATTACAGTTTGCCAACAGAAGAGGAGAAAAAGAATGACGGTGATGTTGGGTCCAAGGAGACATCCTCCTCAGGGAAAGCGACCGTCTCAGCGGACAGCCCCGCCCTTGCTAATGAGGAGGAGAACAAATCCGAGTCAAAAACGGCTGAGCAAAGTCACCAGGAAAATTACAGACCCATTCCTTCTGTTGTTAGTGTTTTAACGCATAAGGTCAACGCCATCCTGGAGGATGAGCCTCACAGTAAAGATGAGGGGCCACTCGTCTCACTAGCAAATTGGCAGGATTCCTTAGCTCGCCGCTGCGTTTGCATCTCTAATATTATCCGCAGCCTCTCCTTTGTTCCAGGAAACGACCATGAGATGTCCAAACATCCAGGGCTGCTTCTACTACTGGGTCGCCTCATCCTGCTCCACCACCGGCACCCCGAACGCAAACAGGCCCCGCTCACCTACGAGAAAGATGAGGACACAGAAGAGGGTACGGGCCAGAGGGATGAATGGTGGTGGGACTGCTTGGAGCTCCTGAGGGAAAACACGCTGGTCACATTGGCAAACATCTCAGGCCAACTCGACCTATCCGTCTACCCTGAGAGCATCTGCCTCCCTCTGTTGGACGGTCTTCTCCACTGGACAGTATGCCCTTCTGCGGAAGCCCAGGACCCCTTCCCTACCTTGGGCCCACACAGTGCTTTGTCCCCTCAGAGACTGGTCCTGGAGACGCTGAGCAAGCTAAGCATCCAAGACAACAACGTGGACCTCATCCTGGCCACCCCGCCGTTCGGTCGATTGGAGAAGCTGTACGGGAATCTCGTGCGACTTGTTGGAGAGAGGAGGGTGGCTGTCTGCAGGGAGATGGCTGTGGTTCTACTAGCCAACCTGGCGCAGGGCGATACCATGGCAGCCCGGGCCATCGCCGTTCAGAAGGGCAGTGTGGGCAACTTGCTGGGCTTTCTGGAGGACAGTCTGGCAGCCACCCAGTTCCAGCAGAGCCAGAGTTCTTTTGTACACCTACAGGGGATGCACTTTGAGCCCACCAGCCCGGACATGATGAGGCGAGCTGCCCGGGCACTGCACGCGTTAGCTAAGGTGGATGAGAACCACTCAGAGTTCACATTACATGAGTCCCGGCTCCTTGACCTTTCGGTGTCTCCCCTCATGAACTCGCTGGTCTCTCATGTTATCTGTGATGTACTCTTTTTGATTGGCCAGTCCTGA